The sequence AGTGTGGTGTTTTCGGGAAAAGCCATTGAGGGGGCGGATGAATCGCTTCCCTACGGCAGCAACTGGCTTTGTCACTATGCCCATACAAAGCAGCTCGCGGAGGCCTGGGTATTGGGCGATGATGTGGCTGCTGATCTCGACGTGGTGGCACTGCGCCCCCACCTGATTTGGGGTGCGGGAGATCCCCATCTGTTACCGCGCCTGTTGCGAAGAGCCAGGGCTGGGGGACTCAAAATTGTTGGAAAGGGCACCAACCGTGTGGATCTCACACATGTGGACAATGCTGCAGATGCTCACCTGCTTGCCATGAAGCAACTGATGGAAAATGCTCAGCAGGTTCGACAGAAGGCCTATTTCATTTCAGATGGAGAACCCGTCGTTCTCTGGCAGTGGATTCAGAATTTGCTGTTGGAACTGGGCATGAATCCGATTCGCAAGCGCGTACCGTTTGCGGTGGCGTATGCAGCTGCTGCGTGCATGGAGGCGTGGTACCACACCTTTCACACCAAGGGGGAACCTGCCATGACGCGTTTTGTAGCAGTCGAGCTTTCCAAGCATCACTACTTTGATATTTCAGCGGCGTGCAGGGATCTCGGGTATCATCCGAGCGTTACGCCATCGCAGCGCACGGATTTGATCCGCTACTTGAGCGACTTGTAGGGCAGTGATCTCGAATGTGGAGGAGCCATCCCGATGAAAGGATGGCTCCTGTCTCAATGTTCTCACGAACAAGGTTCGTGAAACGCTAACACACTATCTCTTTCTATCTCTTGCTTGTCGTGATCAGATTGCACGACAAAATTCCCAAGTGTCAGCGAAGGTGAAAAAATGGAGCAAATGCTTGCATTGCAGGTGAAGAAGAGGAGGTGGACATTGCTGAAAAGGAAAGCCCTTTAAATAAATTCAATACTTGCGGAGTTTGCAATGCGAATGGAGGAGTTTTTCTGAAGAAATTGGACTGAACCGCACATGGCCCGGTTTTTCGCTCGTCATTGTGACTGGCTTGCACTATTACCATGCGGAAATTTTCAACGATCATGAAAGCAACTCGTTTTTTCTCTTTTATCCTTCCCAGTCTATTGCTGCCGCTCGTCCTGAGTGCGGTTGAAACCTTTCCGGTTTATGTCGGTGTGGGCTACGGTATTGCCCGGTACGTCGGCGATGAAGTGAAGGATCCGTTGCTGTTGACGGGTCAGAAAGCCGAGGATGATCAGGGATTTTACGAAGCCTACCTGGGGCTGGATCTTGGGGATGTCTTTGCGATTGAGATCGCGTATGCGCAGTTCAATGAGCTGGAAGCCGACTACAAACTTTCAGATGAAGTGGTGTCCATCGGTACTCCAAACTACCGGGAGCGAGTGGATTTTGCGCGCTATTCGGCAATGCTGGTGGCGGAGTATCCGCTCACCTTTGGATTCAGCATCTATGCAACAGGTGGGTATGCCTACTATGATTTTGACCGCTATTTTTCAGGTGGATTTTCGGAGAGTATCGGAGCCACCGTGGAACACATCTCCAACGGGGACCATGGGCTGGAGTTCGGATTTGGAGCCAAATGGGAAGTGCTGGACCGGATCTCGGTGCGTGGGCAATGGGCGCAGTCCGTCATTGGTGACCGAAAGGTGCAGTCAAATCGCCTGTCAGTCGAGCTACACTTCTAAGCACGATGCGTTGACGATATTGGCAGATGCCTGGCCCGTGGAGTTGTCGGGAAAGTGTCAATTTTTCCCGGGATTACCCTGTTTTGAGGGGTGAATCTGGGCGTGATGTTTGGCAGGCTCAAGGTGGGTGCTGATGATGGCCTTGCCCTGGATGCTCGCCGCCATGGCCTGTTCGATATCGGTTGCGATTTCATGGGCCTGCTTGATGCTCATCTGATCGGGAAAAAGCAGGTCAACATCAATATCGAGAGTGTCACCGACATCGCGAAACTTGAGCCGATGGTAACTGATGTTCCACTGGGCGCAGGAGGCCTCCAGCGTCTCGTGCAGCTTTTTGGCAACGGCGGGATCGGCCCGATCCATCAGGCCATCAAAACCCCTGAGCATGAGGCGGTAGCCCGTCACAAAAATATTGATGGCAATCAGCATGCCGACGATGGGATCCCAGCGATTCCACCCGGTGAAGTGCACCAGCAAGAGCGCCACCCAGACGCCGACACTGGTCCACGCATCCGTGAGGATGTGAAGTCCATTGGCACGCACGATGATGGAACGGGTGCGCTTGGCGACCCGCAGCAGGAGAAACCCCAGAATCAGGTTTGAAACCAGAACCACCATACTGAGCACTAAGCCGTCCGAGATGCGTAAAACCTCTGTATTGCGGATCCAGGCAGCAATGGCTTCCCAGGCGATGTAGAGGGCAGCCAGTGTGATCATCAGGCCCTCAAAGCCCGAGCTGAAGAACGAAATTTTTGCGTGTCCGTATGGGTGGGTTCTGTCGGCAGGACGTTGGGAAATGCGAACACTGTAGAAGGCAAATACCACCGCGAGCAGGTGTACGATGGACTCAACCGCATCTCCGAGAATGGCGGTGGAACGGGTCAGGGCAAAGGCGGTCAGTTTGACCACCAGAAGCACGACCGCAACGGCAAGGGAAATCGACATCCATCGCCGATCATCGCGGTTGTGCTGGGTCTGCTGGTCAGCAGTTGTGGGTGGCATTGCCTCATGAGTGTGTTTCATGCAAGACAGGATGACAGGCTGTTGGGGATGGAAGATCGACGCAGTCGGAGTCAGAATGAGTGGTGCAGGTGCGGGCGGGTATCCCCCATGCAGGTTTCCACATAGCGCGCGGTCTGAATCCAGTCGTGTTCCAGAGTTACCCGCCGGGTTTTGCCTGCCACTTCCTCAAGTGGCACGGGCACACACTGATCGCCGCGAAGTGCAATCATCACATTAAATTTTTGTTTTTCGAGCATGTGGCCGACACAGGTGCCAAGGCGTGTGGTCAGGAGGCGATCCGCGGCAGAGGGTGAACCGCCGCGCTGCACATGGCCGAGCGATGTGGTGCGGCAGTCAATCCCGGTGCGTGCAGTGATCTTGCGGGCGATGCGGTTGGCCATGGGTTCGCGAATCAGCAAGTGCCCATCCTCCTGCTCGGATTCTGAGTTTGATGGGGATTGTTTTTTCTTGCCCTTCTTTTTTCCTTTTTCCGCAGTCTTCTTGTTTTCGGAATCAAGCTGTTTTTGGGAAATGGCACCCTCGGCCACAGCGATGATTGAAAAGCGACGTCCGGTGCTGCGACGGTAGAGCAGGTGTTCGGAGATGACCTCGATGTCATACGGGATTTCCGGGATCAGGATGACATCGGCTCCTCCGGCAAGTCCGGCCCCGAGGGCAAGCCATCCGGCCTTGTGTCCCATGACTTCACAGACGATGACGCGGTGATGACTGGTGGCGGTGGTGTGTAGCCGGTCAATGGCTTCGGTGGCAATGTTCATTGCCGTGTCAAAGCCAAAGGAGATATCGGTTCCGTAAACATCGTTATCGATGGTTTTGGGCAGGGTGATCACATTCAGCTCACCCGTGCTGGCCAGGTGCATTGCGTTTTTTTGTGTTCCATTTCCCCCAAGGCAGACGAGACAGTCGATCTGGTTGCGGTGCGCATTTTCGATCGCAACGTGCGTCATATCCATGATTTCTCCACCCATGTTCATCTTGCGGGGTTTGTCGCGGCTCGAGCCGAGAATGGTGCCACCAAGTGTCAGGATGCCGCTGACCTGGAGGGACTCCAGATTGACATGCCGGTTTTCCACGAGTCCCCGAAATCCGTCCTGAAACCCTACCACTCGAATGCCGTGGTGCATGGCGGCCTTGGCAACTCCCCGGATCGCTGCGTTGAGACCCGGGCAATCGCCACCGGAGGTCAGGATGCCGATGCATTTCACTTTCTTCTGACTCATGCCCTCCAGTCTAGCTATTGGCGAGCAGATGTCACCCCCATAGTTGTGGGAGCCGTGCATTCCCTCGTGTCGGGATTCAGATCGTGCTTGCGTTGTGCACCGTTGATGGAGCAGGAGAACATCCCACGGGAACTCGAAGTTTCCGTCATTTTTTCCATTGCTGCACGCCCAAGGCAGAACCTGCGGCAGCGATGGGGTTATCCATGAATGCGCACAAGAAAAAACCCGGCATTTACAAATTGCCGGGTTTTTGAATTCGCAGTTTGAAGCAACGAACACTCAGTTGCGGTTGATCGCGTTGAGGTCTTCGAAGGCAACTTTGAGGCGATCGACCATGGTCTCCTCGCCCTTGCGCAGCCAGACGCGTGGATCGTAGTACTTCTTGTTGGGGGCGTCGGAACCCTCTGGATTGCCGAGCTGACCCTGCAAGTAGGCTTCGTTTTTCTTATAGAAATTGAGCACGCCTTCCCAGGTTGCCCACTGGGTGTCTGTGTCGATGTTCATCTTCACCGCACCATATCCAACGGCTTCGCGAATTTCGGAGCGGCTGGAACCGGAACCGCCGTGGAAGACGAAGTTGACGGGCTTGGCAGCGGTCTTGTGCTTTTCCTGGATGAAATCCTGCGAGTTCTTCAGGATGATCGGAGTGAGCTTCACATTGCCCGGTTTGTAGACACCGTGCACATTTCCAAAGGCAGCGGCGACCGTGAAGTTCGGGCTGATCGCGCTCAGGCGTGTGTAGGCCTCATCCACTTCGGAAGGCTGAGTGTAGAGGGATGCATTGTCGACATGGGTATTGTCCACACCGTCTTCTTCACCACCAGTTACGCCCAGCTCGACTTCGAGCGTCATGCCGACCTTGGCCATGCGTTCGAAATAGGAAACGCAGGTGGCGAGGTTTTCTTCAAGAGGTTCTTCGGACAGATCGATCATGTGAGAACTGAAGAGCGAGCAGCCGAACTGCTTGAAGTGGCGTTCGTTTTCTTCCATCAGACCGTCGATCCAGGGCAGCAGTTTACGTGCGGCGTGGTCGGTGTGAAGGATCACGGGAATGCCATAGGCTTCGGCCATGCGCTTGACGTGGTACGCACCCGAAATCGCGCCGATCACATCCTTGTTCTTGGCGGGGCATGCCTTGCCCGCAAAGAAGGTTGCGCCTCCGTTGGAGAACTGCACGATCACCGGTGAGTTCACTGCCTTGGCAGCTTCGAGCACGGCATTGACCGAGCCGCTGTTGACAACATTGACTGCCGGAAGGGCAAAGTTGTTTTCCTTCGCGTAGTTGAGAAGTTTGGTCACATCGTCACCTGTGACGATGCCGGGTTTTACGATATCTAAAGCGCCCATAGGTTTCTCCTGTAATTGTGTTCAAGTGCCCTGAGAGGGGGCATGCGAAAGTTGATTCATTTTTAAAGCCAGGGGAATGTCAATCCCCATCTGGGCAACACGGGAGCTAATGCGTGATTTCACAAACGTTAGCATGTCTTATTGCACCGAAAGGGCATCGAGGGATACGCTTGTGTTTGCGAACTGAAGGTGTGAGGCTTGACACGGACACGCGAGAAGCATGGCGAAAAGACATTACATTCTTGGAGTTTGGTGCGCTGGACTGCTGTTGCTGGCAGTTGCGCTTTGGAAAACGCAATCCGGAGGGACGACCCGCATGGCGGCATTCGAACGGCAGCCCGAGGGCATCATGGGCACGAGTTGCCGCCTGCTGGTGATGCTGGACTATCGGGAATCGCAGCGAGCAGAGAAGATCCTGGATAAAGCGGAGTTTCAGTTGCGCTATATTGAATCCCTCGCAAGTAACTGGATCGAAGCCTCTGAATTGAGTCGTTTCAATCGCGCAACTCCCGGAGCGTTTGAA comes from Puniceicoccaceae bacterium and encodes:
- a CDS encoding NAD-dependent epimerase/dehydratase family protein; its protein translation is MKVLITGGNGFLGSHIARRLIQEGHEVRSIQRSDPAVIQQIEGVSYIQGDLSHEIEILSAFEGVDVVFHTAAFAGVWGAWEAFYQSNVEATLNVVHACQLHGVRKLVYTSTPSVVFSGKAIEGADESLPYGSNWLCHYAHTKQLAEAWVLGDDVAADLDVVALRPHLIWGAGDPHLLPRLLRRARAGGLKIVGKGTNRVDLTHVDNAADAHLLAMKQLMENAQQVRQKAYFISDGEPVVLWQWIQNLLLELGMNPIRKRVPFAVAYAAAACMEAWYHTFHTKGEPAMTRFVAVELSKHHYFDISAACRDLGYHPSVTPSQRTDLIRYLSDL
- a CDS encoding cation diffusion facilitator family transporter — translated: MKHTHEAMPPTTADQQTQHNRDDRRWMSISLAVAVVLLVVKLTAFALTRSTAILGDAVESIVHLLAVVFAFYSVRISQRPADRTHPYGHAKISFFSSGFEGLMITLAALYIAWEAIAAWIRNTEVLRISDGLVLSMVVLVSNLILGFLLLRVAKRTRSIIVRANGLHILTDAWTSVGVWVALLLVHFTGWNRWDPIVGMLIAINIFVTGYRLMLRGFDGLMDRADPAVAKKLHETLEASCAQWNISYHRLKFRDVGDTLDIDVDLLFPDQMSIKQAHEIATDIEQAMAASIQGKAIISTHLEPAKHHAQIHPSKQGNPGKN
- a CDS encoding outer membrane beta-barrel protein, whose product is MKATRFFSFILPSLLLPLVLSAVETFPVYVGVGYGIARYVGDEVKDPLLLTGQKAEDDQGFYEAYLGLDLGDVFAIEIAYAQFNELEADYKLSDEVVSIGTPNYRERVDFARYSAMLVAEYPLTFGFSIYATGGYAYYDFDRYFSGGFSESIGATVEHISNGDHGLEFGFGAKWEVLDRISVRGQWAQSVIGDRKVQSNRLSVELHF
- the fbaA gene encoding class II fructose-bisphosphate aldolase — protein: MGALDIVKPGIVTGDDVTKLLNYAKENNFALPAVNVVNSGSVNAVLEAAKAVNSPVIVQFSNGGATFFAGKACPAKNKDVIGAISGAYHVKRMAEAYGIPVILHTDHAARKLLPWIDGLMEENERHFKQFGCSLFSSHMIDLSEEPLEENLATCVSYFERMAKVGMTLEVELGVTGGEEDGVDNTHVDNASLYTQPSEVDEAYTRLSAISPNFTVAAAFGNVHGVYKPGNVKLTPIILKNSQDFIQEKHKTAAKPVNFVFHGGSGSSRSEIREAVGYGAVKMNIDTDTQWATWEGVLNFYKKNEAYLQGQLGNPEGSDAPNKKYYDPRVWLRKGEETMVDRLKVAFEDLNAINRN
- a CDS encoding ATP-dependent 6-phosphofructokinase, with protein sequence MSQKKVKCIGILTSGGDCPGLNAAIRGVAKAAMHHGIRVVGFQDGFRGLVENRHVNLESLQVSGILTLGGTILGSSRDKPRKMNMGGEIMDMTHVAIENAHRNQIDCLVCLGGNGTQKNAMHLASTGELNVITLPKTIDNDVYGTDISFGFDTAMNIATEAIDRLHTTATSHHRVIVCEVMGHKAGWLALGAGLAGGADVILIPEIPYDIEVISEHLLYRRSTGRRFSIIAVAEGAISQKQLDSENKKTAEKGKKKGKKKQSPSNSESEQEDGHLLIREPMANRIARKITARTGIDCRTTSLGHVQRGGSPSAADRLLTTRLGTCVGHMLEKQKFNVMIALRGDQCVPVPLEEVAGKTRRVTLEHDWIQTARYVETCMGDTRPHLHHSF